One genomic segment of Cerasicoccus sp. TK19100 includes these proteins:
- a CDS encoding sodium:solute symporter family transporter, whose amino-acid sequence MHWIDWVITVVPVAIILYLAVYSRKFVRGVVDFLAAGRVAGRYVLSAGDLTSGLSVITLVALVESKYQVGYALTFWEYLTVPVGIIMGLTGYCLYRFRETRSLSIGQFLEMRYSKSLRITAASIRTIAEMVTNAIGPAVAANFFIYFLGLPHKVMVFGTNLPTFGIVVALSLCLCMVVIWPGGRISLLISDAFQGLMCYPIFVILAGYIFLKFGWHDTIGPVMIDRVEGESFINPFDIEKLRDFNIFALFVTIMGSVLNRASWIGNDTSSSGRTPHEQKMAGILGTWRNLYAALMMLMVAVMIIALMTHKKFAAESTDIRYELMDMVALEAVPDPELREKLNANLAAVPVPHHEIGTDTPLSQDRNIDTPYIETALETLGGTPEGNLQYQKFKTLYHQMMLPVALKNTLPVGLMGLFCLLMIMLLISTDDSRVFNASSTIVQDIILPFFKKPLSSTRHLLLLRLTSAVVCLFFFFVSIFFVQIDYIIMFTTIMTALWLGGAGPIMIFGLYSRFGNTVGAFGALIFGSGFAAVGLFMQRNWAETVYPWLESNGWALSIGTLLETLSRPLNPYIIWEMNEVKFPINSYELYFMAMLSGIAAYVIGSALTQRKPYNLDRLLHRGEYDLAHEYKEPFKWSLHSFYKKLIGITPEYTLGDRIIAWSVFGYAIVYKFGFCFLGVLIWNAFDPWPVEWWSNYFFITSLCVTAVLGIISTFWFLIGGIIDIRKLFRDLAGRVDDPLDNGMVDGHVSLVDKEAFDAVRRSREK is encoded by the coding sequence ATGCATTGGATTGATTGGGTCATCACGGTAGTTCCTGTTGCTATCATATTGTATCTGGCCGTGTATAGCCGAAAGTTTGTCCGTGGTGTTGTGGACTTTTTGGCGGCTGGGCGCGTGGCTGGACGCTATGTTTTATCAGCGGGGGATCTTACTTCAGGGCTTAGCGTGATCACCTTGGTCGCTCTTGTGGAGTCGAAGTATCAGGTCGGATATGCATTAACCTTTTGGGAGTATTTAACCGTTCCGGTTGGCATTATCATGGGACTGACAGGATATTGCCTGTATCGCTTCCGAGAGACGCGCTCACTATCGATAGGGCAGTTCCTGGAGATGCGTTATAGTAAGTCTTTACGGATTACTGCCGCATCAATCCGCACCATTGCGGAGATGGTGACAAATGCCATTGGCCCGGCGGTCGCAGCGAACTTTTTTATCTATTTCTTGGGACTGCCGCACAAGGTTATGGTTTTTGGGACGAATCTACCGACCTTTGGCATTGTCGTCGCCTTATCTCTATGCCTGTGCATGGTGGTGATATGGCCCGGTGGCCGGATATCGCTGCTGATTTCGGATGCCTTTCAAGGACTGATGTGCTATCCCATTTTTGTCATCCTTGCTGGTTATATTTTTCTTAAGTTCGGATGGCATGATACCATCGGCCCTGTGATGATAGATCGCGTTGAAGGCGAGAGTTTCATCAACCCCTTCGACATCGAAAAACTGCGGGATTTCAATATCTTTGCTTTGTTCGTCACGATCATGGGCAGTGTTTTGAATCGAGCCAGTTGGATTGGTAATGACACAAGCAGTAGCGGTCGCACGCCACATGAGCAAAAGATGGCCGGGATCCTCGGGACTTGGCGTAACCTCTATGCTGCTCTGATGATGCTGATGGTGGCAGTCATGATTATTGCCCTGATGACTCATAAAAAGTTTGCTGCTGAGTCGACCGACATTCGCTATGAGCTAATGGATATGGTGGCTTTGGAGGCAGTGCCGGATCCGGAACTGCGTGAGAAACTTAATGCTAATCTCGCTGCAGTGCCTGTGCCGCACCATGAGATAGGTACAGACACGCCGCTCTCGCAGGATCGCAACATTGATACACCTTATATCGAGACTGCGCTGGAAACACTAGGGGGCACGCCGGAAGGAAACCTGCAGTATCAAAAATTCAAAACACTCTACCACCAGATGATGCTGCCTGTTGCATTAAAGAATACTTTGCCAGTTGGCTTAATGGGGTTGTTCTGCCTGCTGATGATCATGCTGTTGATCTCGACGGATGATTCGCGTGTCTTCAACGCATCTTCCACAATTGTGCAGGACATTATTTTACCATTTTTCAAGAAGCCGCTTTCTTCTACGCGACATCTACTACTGCTACGATTGACCTCCGCTGTGGTATGTCTGTTTTTCTTTTTCGTTTCGATCTTCTTTGTTCAGATCGACTACATAATTATGTTCACAACGATCATGACGGCGCTGTGGTTGGGAGGGGCTGGCCCAATAATGATTTTTGGTCTCTATAGTCGATTTGGAAATACGGTTGGTGCCTTCGGTGCCTTGATTTTCGGTTCGGGTTTTGCTGCGGTTGGACTTTTTATGCAACGAAATTGGGCGGAGACGGTATATCCTTGGTTGGAATCGAATGGTTGGGCGCTTTCCATCGGCACATTACTAGAGACACTTTCCCGTCCCTTGAATCCCTATATCATTTGGGAAATGAATGAGGTGAAATTTCCGATCAATTCTTACGAACTATATTTTATGGCGATGCTTAGTGGCATAGCTGCTTACGTGATCGGTTCGGCTTTGACTCAGCGTAAACCCTATAATTTGGACCGGTTACTACACCGTGGAGAGTATGATCTGGCACACGAATATAAGGAACCCTTCAAGTGGAGCCTGCATAGTTTTTATAAGAAGCTGATTGGTATTACTCCGGAATATACGCTCGGTGACCGAATTATCGCTTGGTCGGTCTTCGGGTATGCGATCGTCTATAAGTTTGGTTTTTGCTTCCTCGGGGTGCTCATCTGGAATGCGTTCGACCCCTGGCCGGTTGAGTGGTGGAGTAATTATTTCTTTATCACAAGCCTTTGTGTTACTGCAGTTCTGGGTATTATCTCCACCTTCTGGTTTCTGATTGGAGGTATCATTGACATTCGAAAGCTTTTCCGTGATCTGGCTGGCCGTGTCGACGATCCACTCGACAATGGCATGGTCGATGGGCATGTTTCACTGGTCGATAAAGAAGCTTTTGATGCTGTTCGAAGAAGTCGCGAAAAGTAA